From Deltaproteobacteria bacterium:
CATATCTTCGCTATAGGCGAACCGTTTATTGAGCAGCCCCGCCTGGCCTTAGAAAAGCATACTTTTTTAGACGGTATATTATTGAGTTTCATTCACGATGATATAACAGCATATATGAATAACAGATTTGATGAAATTAAGATGATGGCTTTTAGAAAAGATGGAAAGATCATTTTACAATATCTTGCTGGAGAACATGGTAGATTTTCAATACCTTTACCAATGCATGAACTGTTTCCATTAAAACATTATTGGATGCCGTTTATCATGCATCATCCCTTTACAAGCATACTGACAAGTTATGGATGTCCGTTTACATGCAGTTACTGCAATAGCGGTACAGATTCAATAGGGTTTCTCAATAGAAATATTGATGAAGTTATGGATGAATTGAAATATGTGAAAAGTCTTGGGATAAGGCATGTATTCATAAAAGACATGACATTTGGTATACCAAAGAGGCATGCACTGTCATTGTGCGAAGGCATCATAAAAGAAAGGCTTGATATGACCTGGCACTGCTATAGCAGGGCTGACGTTGTCGATAATGACATGCTCAAGCTTATGAAGGCCGCAGGATGCAATTTGATACAATTTGGCGTAGAGACATCAAATGAATCTACATTAACGAAATACAATAAAGGTATACCATTAAATAAAACAATTCAGGCATTTGAGCTTGCGCATAAACATGGCATATTGACCGGTGCACATTTTATCTTTGGTTTGCCCGGCGATAATCTCGATGATATGAAAAGGACAGTTGAACTAGCAAAACGTCTCAAACCTGCCTATGTATCATTGAACATAGCAACATCGCGATACGGTACTCCTCTCAGGAACAAGCTTACAGTGGACAAGGATAAGGATGAACCTATTCACGACAATATTAAAAAGTTTGTAAAAAAAGCCAATATGGATTTTTATATGAGACCATTGTATTTCGCTAATCTGCTGAGACATATAAAAACTATAACACAATTGGAATCTATTTTGAGAGAAAGCATCGGGATGGTAAAATATTTACTGAAAAATTGAACGGTGTGAGTGTTTTAACT
This genomic window contains:
- a CDS encoding radical SAM protein, producing the protein MEMKKALLLNPPGDQKYLRDYFCSTVSKTGYYWHPIDLLIQSGFLSKHYNVKVIDAIAEGITQERSLHSISEFKPDVIFSLISVLSYEHDIAFLSNIKEVSPDTHIFAIGEPFIEQPRLALEKHTFLDGILLSFIHDDITAYMNNRFDEIKMMAFRKDGKIILQYLAGEHGRFSIPLPMHELFPLKHYWMPFIMHHPFTSILTSYGCPFTCSYCNSGTDSIGFLNRNIDEVMDELKYVKSLGIRHVFIKDMTFGIPKRHALSLCEGIIKERLDMTWHCYSRADVVDNDMLKLMKAAGCNLIQFGVETSNESTLTKYNKGIPLNKTIQAFELAHKHGILTGAHFIFGLPGDNLDDMKRTVELAKRLKPAYVSLNIATSRYGTPLRNKLTVDKDKDEPIHDNIKKFVKKANMDFYMRPLYFANLLRHIKTITQLESILRESIGMVKYLLKN